One genomic window of Macaca mulatta isolate MMU2019108-1 chromosome 8, T2T-MMU8v2.0, whole genome shotgun sequence includes the following:
- the VDAC3 gene encoding non-selective voltage-gated ion channel VDAC3 isoform X1: MCNTPTYCDLGKAAKDVFNKGYGFGMVKIDLKTKSCSGVEFSTSGHAYTDTGKASGNLETKYKVCNYGLTFTQKWNTDNTLGTEISWENKLAEGLKLTLDTIFVPNTGKKSGKLKASYKRDCFSVGSNVDIDFSGPTIYGWAVLAFEGWLAGYQMSFDTAKSKLSQNNFALGYKAADFQLHTHVNDGTEFGGSIYQKVNEKIETSINLAWTAGSNNTRFGIAAKYKLDCRTSLSAKVNNASLIGLGYTQTLRPGVKLTLSALIDGKNFSAGGHKVGLGFELEA; this comes from the exons ATGTGTAACACACCAACTTACTGTGACCTAGGAAAGGCTGCTAAGGATGTCTTCAACAAAGGATATG GCTTTGGCATGGTCAAGATAGACCTGAAAACCAAGTCTTGTAGTGGAGTG GAATTTTCTACTTCTGGTCATGCTTACACTGATACAGGGAAAGCATCAGGCAACCTAGAAACCAAATATAAGGTCTGTAACTATGGACTTACCTTCACCCAAAAATGGAACACGGACAATACTCTAGGGACAGAAATCTCTTGGGAGAATAAG TTGGCTGAAGGGTTGAAACTGACTCTTGATACCATATTTGTACCGAACACAGG AAAGAAGAGTGGGAAATTGAAGGCTTCCTATAAACGGGATTGTTTTAGTGTTGGCAGTAATGTTGATATAGATTTTTCTGGACCAACCATCTATGGCTGGGCTGTGTTGGCCTTCGAAGGGTGGCTTGCTGGCTATCAGATGAGTTTTGACACAGCCAAATCCAAACTGTCACAGAATAATTTCGCCCTGGGTTACAAGGCTGCAGACTTCCAGCTGCACACACATGT GAACGACGGCACTGAGTTTGGAGGTTCTATCTACCAGAAGGTTAATGAGAAGATTGAAACATCCATAAACCTTGCTTGGACGGCTGGGAGTAACAACACCCGTTTTGGCATTGCTGCTAAGTACAAGCTGGATTGTAGAACTTCTCTCTCT GCTAAAGTAAATAATGCCAGCCTGATTGGACTGGGTTATACTCAGACCCTTCGACCAG GAGTCAAATTGACTTTATCAGCTTTAATCGATGGGAAGAACTTCAGTGCAGGAGGTCACAAGGTTGGCTTGGGATTTGAACTGGAAGCTTAA
- the VDAC3 gene encoding non-selective voltage-gated ion channel VDAC3 isoform X2, with protein MCNTPTYCDLGKAAKDVFNKGYGFGMVKIDLKTKSCSGVEFSTSGHAYTDTGKASGNLETKYKVCNYGLTFTQKWNTDNTLGTEISWENKLAEGLKLTLDTIFVPNTGKKSGKLKASYKRDCFSVGSNVDIDFSGPTIYGWAVLAFEGWLAGYQMSFDTAKSKLSQNNFALGYKAADFQLHTHVNDGTEFGGSIYQKVNEKIETSINLAWTAGSNNTRFGIAAKYKLDCRTSLSAKVNNASLIGLGYTQTLRPGKSQIDFISFNRWEELQCRRSQGWLGI; from the exons ATGTGTAACACACCAACTTACTGTGACCTAGGAAAGGCTGCTAAGGATGTCTTCAACAAAGGATATG GCTTTGGCATGGTCAAGATAGACCTGAAAACCAAGTCTTGTAGTGGAGTG GAATTTTCTACTTCTGGTCATGCTTACACTGATACAGGGAAAGCATCAGGCAACCTAGAAACCAAATATAAGGTCTGTAACTATGGACTTACCTTCACCCAAAAATGGAACACGGACAATACTCTAGGGACAGAAATCTCTTGGGAGAATAAG TTGGCTGAAGGGTTGAAACTGACTCTTGATACCATATTTGTACCGAACACAGG AAAGAAGAGTGGGAAATTGAAGGCTTCCTATAAACGGGATTGTTTTAGTGTTGGCAGTAATGTTGATATAGATTTTTCTGGACCAACCATCTATGGCTGGGCTGTGTTGGCCTTCGAAGGGTGGCTTGCTGGCTATCAGATGAGTTTTGACACAGCCAAATCCAAACTGTCACAGAATAATTTCGCCCTGGGTTACAAGGCTGCAGACTTCCAGCTGCACACACATGT GAACGACGGCACTGAGTTTGGAGGTTCTATCTACCAGAAGGTTAATGAGAAGATTGAAACATCCATAAACCTTGCTTGGACGGCTGGGAGTAACAACACCCGTTTTGGCATTGCTGCTAAGTACAAGCTGGATTGTAGAACTTCTCTCTCT GCTAAAGTAAATAATGCCAGCCTGATTGGACTGGGTTATACTCAGACCCTTCGACCAGGTAA GAGTCAAATTGACTTTATCAGCTTTAATCGATGGGAAGAACTTCAGTGCAGGAGGTCACAAGGTTGGCTTGGGATTTGA